In Scylla paramamosain isolate STU-SP2022 chromosome 30, ASM3559412v1, whole genome shotgun sequence, the following are encoded in one genomic region:
- the LOC135115955 gene encoding RNA-binding protein 33-like isoform X1 — MIARLELFTECRRGKGYYAYAISPVLLTPPWPRQCPGESVHLAGMAELEEELIGEDLDYEYDLDEEEEEALLAGEDPSQEGAVDDIIELGVEDDFDEDDGGQMGHTKSVHSRLQPAESVFEEDLEHQYEDSSLSNVQVETQNIVEEEEEEEEEEEEDDEEGRSRDRFKSERSKISLTSTTVERIIPESLDEVQVKKHDLVDNRRGHGGRGGFGRDRGRGWGGGGGNWGRGMNRGCNGPPPRGGMLHQPPLSRFQPPRPMQIPTWEPLMYAAQMQMSKTGLPMNRNGPPGMGRPPLPMVSLANSLIQRPPPLMSHNPGFPRLQIRNSSQWSTGVLPLGAGAILNQFVQQSQPMPRDDLRNSLKRHNEPPNISPPKQMRVGQPPPSMNNQQAMARKKLNNAMNRQRGGPVKKSPISSRLSMPPANTNPNLTTIKTVDIGQMNKQGQDSRPQQNQGNNQSQNQQGNQFNRGNQQQQKQQQKQQQPQQNQQQEQKQKEQEQKEQDNRQQGTPTKESPKSTDKNAPEEMIIDDPEYHKKLLRQKQLREQVLAKKEARRKAAAVIKASEIATRKARQEMENKKSDGPKPGDQQAPPAHPPPHQEQQQAKQHQPLPGRGPKGPGGPGLEHPHHPAGNSGLSQSPTRQPFNRQRGSANSNRGRGGLHHNQPRFPRDSGHPDHPHNHHDHRRPPREEPGFPLRSPVPLFTEPPPPRGTDPNFLQDGPRQLFGPQHQPGGRQPHHGPPQDEPPHQQRPLPHLLPPTHHPPPPLPHPNHPPPHTQHPPPHHPQSSPSPSSHHPHNQPPPHHHHRIETVHHQPPPLPPPHHHHSNLSQPPPLPHHAPLPNTSRPPQGPHTSPPPDFPPHRDHHPHHHQNQYPPQPDTFPPRVPPPSLPHSKESRHHDYGSEGRYGEPPPWEGRQQGYKDYEDSYREPYEDDYYHKDHHYDSQGYQDHYRHSDDSYEDPDQRYREEYQKHRQQHQHQHQHQHHQQQEEYPEEHYHREEYNNSNYREEKYQEAPDYEQPKRPRDVKSRLGGRLDVPQNPHNLQVKVVQTSGQDQEAPQPQQEGQKIQTVQRQKTAVSRKFRRITRRSPHGEIVSITRIPVDEDGNQIGPQITEYEASESGADKPDSTASVSQFPQSRVSVVKNLRQIVRKVPVARQQQQQQQQQQQQQQVKLREISQMDQSGGQQQPTQQVKIVKRTVLSSGETPSQTSSTGRRIVTSTTSSGGRGGTVRMGSGIRRVVTAGPTTSTNQDLPTVQLCDLPSNLTLSDINQMVADAGVGQPVSVDYIPGSRECMLRFQVAEVAAKFSQKINRRMVNMSFIRASAIL; from the exons ATGATAGCCCGTCTGGAGTTGTTTACTGAGTGTAGGCGTGGGAAAGGTTACTATGCTTACGCCATTTCACCCGTATTACTAACTCCCCCTTGGCCCAGACAGTGTCCAGGAGAGTCAGTGCACCTCGCAGGGATGGCAGA GCTTGAAGAGGAGCTGATTGGTGAGGATCTTGATTATGAGTATGActtggatgaagaggaggaagaggcgctGCTGGCAGGAGAAGATCCATCACAAGAG GGAGCTGTTGATGACATAATTGAGTTGGGAGTGGAAGATGATTTTGACGAGGATGATGGTGGTCAGATGGGCCACACCAAGAGTGTCCATAGCAGACTGCAGCCTGCCGAGTCAGTGTTTGAAGAGGACCTGGAGCATCAGTATGAGGATTCATCACTAA GCAATGTTCAAGTGGAAACCCAGAATAttgttgaggaagaggaggaggaggaggaagaagaggaggaggatgacgaggaagggaggagccGTGACAGATTCAAGAGTGAACGCTCCAAGATCTCCCTCACCAGCACCACAGTGGAACGCATCATCCCAGAGTCCCTTG atGAAGTTCAGGTGAAGAAACACGACTTGGTGGACAACAGAAGAGGTCATGGTGGACGAGGAGGGTTTGGTCGGGATCGGGGCCGaggctggggtggtggtggcggaaaCTGGGGTCGGGGAATGAACAGAGGGTGTAATGGCCCTCCACCGAGAGGAGGAATGTTACACCAGCCTCCCCTGTCACGCTTCCAGCCTCCCCGACCCATGCAG ATCCCAACATGGGAGCCGCTCATGTATGCTGCCCAGATGCAGATGTCCAAGACAGGGTTGCCCATGAATCGCAATGGGCCCCCAGGGATGGGTCGTCCTCCACTCCCCATGGTGTCCCTGGCTAACTCCCTCATCCAGCGGCCCCCACCACTCATGAGCCACAATCCAGGCTTCCCCAGACTGCAGATCAGGAATAGTTCTCAG TGGAGTACAGGCGTGCTTCCCTTGGGGGCCGGAGCAATACTGAACCAGTTTGTGCAGCAGTCCCAGCCCATGCCTCGTGATGACCTGCGCAACTCCCTCAAGAGACACAATGAGCCGCCCAATATTTCTCCACCAAAGCAGATGAGAGTTGGCCAGCCACCTCCTTCCATGAACAACCAACAAGCCATGGCT AGGAAGAAGCTGAACAATGCCATGAACCGTCAGCGTGGCGGCCCCGTCAAGAAGAGCCCCATCAGCTCCAGGCTTTCAATGCCCCCTGCTAACACCAACCCCAACCTGACCACCATCAAGACTGTGGACATTGGCCAGATGAACAAACAGGGACAGGACAGCAGACCTCAGCAGAACCAAGGAAACAATCAGTCACAGAATCAACAAGGCAATCAGTTCAATAGGGgtaaccagcagcagcagaaacagcaacagaagcagcagcaaccacagcaaaatcagcagcaggaacagaagcagaaggaacaggaacaaaaagaacaagataacAGACAGCAAGGGACACCAACAAAAGAGTCACCAAAGTCAACAGACAAAAATGCACCTGAG GAAATGATCATTGATGATCCTGAGTATCATAAAAAGCTGTTACGTCAGAAGCAGTTAAGGGAGCAGGTGTTAGCCAAGAAGGAAGCTCGTCGAAAGGCTGCAGCTGTCATAAAGGCAAGTGAAATTGCAACAAGGAAGGCACGACAGGAGatggaaaacaagaaatctGACGGCCCAAAGCCTGGAGACCAGCAGGCGCCACCAGCTCACCCGCCCCCAcaccaggagcagcagcaggcaaAGCAGCACCAGCCACTGCCTGGGAGAGGACCAAAAG GGCCAGGAGGACCAGGCCTAGAACACCCACACCACCCAGCTGGTAACTCTGGCCTGTCACAGAGCCCTACACGGCAGCCATTCAACAGGCAGCGAGGCAGTGCAAACTCCAATCGAGGAAGGGGTGGTCTGCACCACAACCAGCCACGTTTCCCTCGTGATTCTGGACACCCAGACCATCCTCACAACCACCACGATCACCGTCGACCTCCTCGTGAAGAGCCAGGCTTCCCACTGAGGTCACCTGTCCCTCTCTTTACTGAACCCCCACCCCCAAGAGGCACTGATCCAAACTTCCTGCAGGACGGGCCCCGGCAGCTCTTTGGACCGCAGCACCAGCCTGGTGGACGCCAGCCCCACCATGGCCCACCCCAAGATGAGCCTCCACACCAGCAGAGGCCTCTGCCTCATCTCCTGCCCCCAACACAccacccacctcctccattGCCACATCCAAATCACCCACCTCCCCACAcacagcacccaccaccacaccaccctcAGTCATCGCCATCACCTTCCTCACACCATCCCCACAATCAACCACctccacatcaccatcaccgcatTGAAACTGTCCATCAtcaacctcctccacttcctccacctcatcaccaccactccaacCTCTCACAGCCACCTCCCCTGCCTCACCATGCCCCCCTGCCCAACACCTCCCGCCCACCTCAGGGCCCACACACGTCTCCTCCGCCAGACTTCCCACCTCACAGagatcaccaccctcaccaccaccagaaccagTACCCACCTCAGCCAGACACATTTCCCCCACGGGTGCCCCCACCATCCCTGCCCCACAGCAAGGAGAGCCGCCACCATGACTACGGGTCTGAGGGACGGTATGGGGAACCCCCACCATGGGAAGGCCGCCAGCAGGGTTATAAGGACTATGAAGACAGCTACAGGGAGCCTTATGAAGACGATTACTATCATAAGGATCACCACTATGACAGCCAGGGGTACCAGGACCACTATAGACACAGTGATGACTCGTATGAAGACCCTGACCAGCGttacagggaagagtaccagaAGCATcgccagcagcaccagcaccagcaccagcatcaGCATCACCAACAGCAGGAGGAATACCCAGAGGAACACTACCACCGTGAGgagtacaacaacagcaattacAGGGAGGAAAAGTACCAGGAGGCCCCAGACTATGAGCAGCCAAAGAGACCGAGGGATGTTAAGAGTCGCCTTGGTGGTCGCCTGGATGTGCCTCAGAATCCACACAATCTCCAG GTCAAGGTAGTGCAGACTTCAGGACAAGATCAGGAGGCCCCACAACCTCAACAAGAGGGCCAAAAGATTCAAACAGTGCAGCGCCAGAAGACAGCAGTGTCCCGTAAATTTCGCAGAATCACTCGCAGGAGTCCACATGGAGAGATTGTATCAATTACCCGG ATTCCAGTTGACGAAGACGGAAACCAGATTGGACCACAGATTACTGAATACGAAGCAAGTGAGTCGGGTGCAGATAAGCCTGACAGTACAGCATCAGTATCACAGTTTCCACAG tCGCGTGTTTCTGTTGTTAAAAATTTGCGCCAAATTGTGAGGAAAGTACCAGTAGctcgtcagcagcagcagcagcaacagcagcaacaacaacaacagcaggttAAATTACGAGAAATTTCGCAAATGGACCAATCAGGCGGGCAGCAGCAGCCAACACAGCAAGTGAAAATTGTGAAGAGAACAGTTTTATCCTCTGGGGAAACACCATCACAG ACAAGCAGCACAGGTCGCCGTATTGTGACCAGCACTACCAGCAGCGGGGGACGAGGCGGCACCGTACGCATGGGCAGTGGGATCCGCAGGGTAGTGACAGCAGGACCAACCACCTCAACCAACCAGGATCTGCCCACCGTCCAGCTGTGTGACCTTCCTTCTAATCTCACTCTGTCAGACATTAACCAAATGGTGGCTGATGCAGGGGTAGGGCAGCCCGTG aGTGTTGACTATATTCCAGGCTCTCGTGAGTGCATGTTGAGATTTCAAGTAGCAGAAGTTGCTGCTAAATTCTCTCAAAAAATTAATCGGAGGATGGTAAATATGTCCTTCATTAGAGCCAGTGCAATTCTGTAA
- the LOC135115955 gene encoding RNA-binding protein 33-like isoform X2 codes for MIARLELFTECRRGKGYYAYAISPVLLTPPWPRQCPGESVHLAGMAELEEELIGEDLDYEYDLDEEEEEALLAGEDPSQEGAVDDIIELGVEDDFDEDDGGQMGHTKSVHSRLQPAESVFEEDLEHQYEDSSLSNVQVETQNIVEEEEEEEEEEEEDDEEGRSRDRFKSERSKISLTSTTVERIIPESLDEVQVKKHDLVDNRRGHGGRGGFGRDRGRGWGGGGGNWGRGMNRGCNGPPPRGGMLHQPPLSRFQPPRPMQIPTWEPLMYAAQMQMSKTGLPMNRNGPPGMGRPPLPMVSLANSLIQRPPPLMSHNPGFPRLQIRNSSQWSTGVLPLGAGAILNQFVQQSQPMPRDDLRNSLKRHNEPPNISPPKQMRVGQPPPSMNNQQAMARGGPVKKSPISSRLSMPPANTNPNLTTIKTVDIGQMNKQGQDSRPQQNQGNNQSQNQQGNQFNRGNQQQQKQQQKQQQPQQNQQQEQKQKEQEQKEQDNRQQGTPTKESPKSTDKNAPEEMIIDDPEYHKKLLRQKQLREQVLAKKEARRKAAAVIKASEIATRKARQEMENKKSDGPKPGDQQAPPAHPPPHQEQQQAKQHQPLPGRGPKGPGGPGLEHPHHPAGNSGLSQSPTRQPFNRQRGSANSNRGRGGLHHNQPRFPRDSGHPDHPHNHHDHRRPPREEPGFPLRSPVPLFTEPPPPRGTDPNFLQDGPRQLFGPQHQPGGRQPHHGPPQDEPPHQQRPLPHLLPPTHHPPPPLPHPNHPPPHTQHPPPHHPQSSPSPSSHHPHNQPPPHHHHRIETVHHQPPPLPPPHHHHSNLSQPPPLPHHAPLPNTSRPPQGPHTSPPPDFPPHRDHHPHHHQNQYPPQPDTFPPRVPPPSLPHSKESRHHDYGSEGRYGEPPPWEGRQQGYKDYEDSYREPYEDDYYHKDHHYDSQGYQDHYRHSDDSYEDPDQRYREEYQKHRQQHQHQHQHQHHQQQEEYPEEHYHREEYNNSNYREEKYQEAPDYEQPKRPRDVKSRLGGRLDVPQNPHNLQVKVVQTSGQDQEAPQPQQEGQKIQTVQRQKTAVSRKFRRITRRSPHGEIVSITRIPVDEDGNQIGPQITEYEASESGADKPDSTASVSQFPQSRVSVVKNLRQIVRKVPVARQQQQQQQQQQQQQQVKLREISQMDQSGGQQQPTQQVKIVKRTVLSSGETPSQTSSTGRRIVTSTTSSGGRGGTVRMGSGIRRVVTAGPTTSTNQDLPTVQLCDLPSNLTLSDINQMVADAGVGQPVSVDYIPGSRECMLRFQVAEVAAKFSQKINRRMVNMSFIRASAIL; via the exons ATGATAGCCCGTCTGGAGTTGTTTACTGAGTGTAGGCGTGGGAAAGGTTACTATGCTTACGCCATTTCACCCGTATTACTAACTCCCCCTTGGCCCAGACAGTGTCCAGGAGAGTCAGTGCACCTCGCAGGGATGGCAGA GCTTGAAGAGGAGCTGATTGGTGAGGATCTTGATTATGAGTATGActtggatgaagaggaggaagaggcgctGCTGGCAGGAGAAGATCCATCACAAGAG GGAGCTGTTGATGACATAATTGAGTTGGGAGTGGAAGATGATTTTGACGAGGATGATGGTGGTCAGATGGGCCACACCAAGAGTGTCCATAGCAGACTGCAGCCTGCCGAGTCAGTGTTTGAAGAGGACCTGGAGCATCAGTATGAGGATTCATCACTAA GCAATGTTCAAGTGGAAACCCAGAATAttgttgaggaagaggaggaggaggaggaagaagaggaggaggatgacgaggaagggaggagccGTGACAGATTCAAGAGTGAACGCTCCAAGATCTCCCTCACCAGCACCACAGTGGAACGCATCATCCCAGAGTCCCTTG atGAAGTTCAGGTGAAGAAACACGACTTGGTGGACAACAGAAGAGGTCATGGTGGACGAGGAGGGTTTGGTCGGGATCGGGGCCGaggctggggtggtggtggcggaaaCTGGGGTCGGGGAATGAACAGAGGGTGTAATGGCCCTCCACCGAGAGGAGGAATGTTACACCAGCCTCCCCTGTCACGCTTCCAGCCTCCCCGACCCATGCAG ATCCCAACATGGGAGCCGCTCATGTATGCTGCCCAGATGCAGATGTCCAAGACAGGGTTGCCCATGAATCGCAATGGGCCCCCAGGGATGGGTCGTCCTCCACTCCCCATGGTGTCCCTGGCTAACTCCCTCATCCAGCGGCCCCCACCACTCATGAGCCACAATCCAGGCTTCCCCAGACTGCAGATCAGGAATAGTTCTCAG TGGAGTACAGGCGTGCTTCCCTTGGGGGCCGGAGCAATACTGAACCAGTTTGTGCAGCAGTCCCAGCCCATGCCTCGTGATGACCTGCGCAACTCCCTCAAGAGACACAATGAGCCGCCCAATATTTCTCCACCAAAGCAGATGAGAGTTGGCCAGCCACCTCCTTCCATGAACAACCAACAAGCCATGGCT CGTGGCGGCCCCGTCAAGAAGAGCCCCATCAGCTCCAGGCTTTCAATGCCCCCTGCTAACACCAACCCCAACCTGACCACCATCAAGACTGTGGACATTGGCCAGATGAACAAACAGGGACAGGACAGCAGACCTCAGCAGAACCAAGGAAACAATCAGTCACAGAATCAACAAGGCAATCAGTTCAATAGGGgtaaccagcagcagcagaaacagcaacagaagcagcagcaaccacagcaaaatcagcagcaggaacagaagcagaaggaacaggaacaaaaagaacaagataacAGACAGCAAGGGACACCAACAAAAGAGTCACCAAAGTCAACAGACAAAAATGCACCTGAG GAAATGATCATTGATGATCCTGAGTATCATAAAAAGCTGTTACGTCAGAAGCAGTTAAGGGAGCAGGTGTTAGCCAAGAAGGAAGCTCGTCGAAAGGCTGCAGCTGTCATAAAGGCAAGTGAAATTGCAACAAGGAAGGCACGACAGGAGatggaaaacaagaaatctGACGGCCCAAAGCCTGGAGACCAGCAGGCGCCACCAGCTCACCCGCCCCCAcaccaggagcagcagcaggcaaAGCAGCACCAGCCACTGCCTGGGAGAGGACCAAAAG GGCCAGGAGGACCAGGCCTAGAACACCCACACCACCCAGCTGGTAACTCTGGCCTGTCACAGAGCCCTACACGGCAGCCATTCAACAGGCAGCGAGGCAGTGCAAACTCCAATCGAGGAAGGGGTGGTCTGCACCACAACCAGCCACGTTTCCCTCGTGATTCTGGACACCCAGACCATCCTCACAACCACCACGATCACCGTCGACCTCCTCGTGAAGAGCCAGGCTTCCCACTGAGGTCACCTGTCCCTCTCTTTACTGAACCCCCACCCCCAAGAGGCACTGATCCAAACTTCCTGCAGGACGGGCCCCGGCAGCTCTTTGGACCGCAGCACCAGCCTGGTGGACGCCAGCCCCACCATGGCCCACCCCAAGATGAGCCTCCACACCAGCAGAGGCCTCTGCCTCATCTCCTGCCCCCAACACAccacccacctcctccattGCCACATCCAAATCACCCACCTCCCCACAcacagcacccaccaccacaccaccctcAGTCATCGCCATCACCTTCCTCACACCATCCCCACAATCAACCACctccacatcaccatcaccgcatTGAAACTGTCCATCAtcaacctcctccacttcctccacctcatcaccaccactccaacCTCTCACAGCCACCTCCCCTGCCTCACCATGCCCCCCTGCCCAACACCTCCCGCCCACCTCAGGGCCCACACACGTCTCCTCCGCCAGACTTCCCACCTCACAGagatcaccaccctcaccaccaccagaaccagTACCCACCTCAGCCAGACACATTTCCCCCACGGGTGCCCCCACCATCCCTGCCCCACAGCAAGGAGAGCCGCCACCATGACTACGGGTCTGAGGGACGGTATGGGGAACCCCCACCATGGGAAGGCCGCCAGCAGGGTTATAAGGACTATGAAGACAGCTACAGGGAGCCTTATGAAGACGATTACTATCATAAGGATCACCACTATGACAGCCAGGGGTACCAGGACCACTATAGACACAGTGATGACTCGTATGAAGACCCTGACCAGCGttacagggaagagtaccagaAGCATcgccagcagcaccagcaccagcaccagcatcaGCATCACCAACAGCAGGAGGAATACCCAGAGGAACACTACCACCGTGAGgagtacaacaacagcaattacAGGGAGGAAAAGTACCAGGAGGCCCCAGACTATGAGCAGCCAAAGAGACCGAGGGATGTTAAGAGTCGCCTTGGTGGTCGCCTGGATGTGCCTCAGAATCCACACAATCTCCAG GTCAAGGTAGTGCAGACTTCAGGACAAGATCAGGAGGCCCCACAACCTCAACAAGAGGGCCAAAAGATTCAAACAGTGCAGCGCCAGAAGACAGCAGTGTCCCGTAAATTTCGCAGAATCACTCGCAGGAGTCCACATGGAGAGATTGTATCAATTACCCGG ATTCCAGTTGACGAAGACGGAAACCAGATTGGACCACAGATTACTGAATACGAAGCAAGTGAGTCGGGTGCAGATAAGCCTGACAGTACAGCATCAGTATCACAGTTTCCACAG tCGCGTGTTTCTGTTGTTAAAAATTTGCGCCAAATTGTGAGGAAAGTACCAGTAGctcgtcagcagcagcagcagcaacagcagcaacaacaacaacagcaggttAAATTACGAGAAATTTCGCAAATGGACCAATCAGGCGGGCAGCAGCAGCCAACACAGCAAGTGAAAATTGTGAAGAGAACAGTTTTATCCTCTGGGGAAACACCATCACAG ACAAGCAGCACAGGTCGCCGTATTGTGACCAGCACTACCAGCAGCGGGGGACGAGGCGGCACCGTACGCATGGGCAGTGGGATCCGCAGGGTAGTGACAGCAGGACCAACCACCTCAACCAACCAGGATCTGCCCACCGTCCAGCTGTGTGACCTTCCTTCTAATCTCACTCTGTCAGACATTAACCAAATGGTGGCTGATGCAGGGGTAGGGCAGCCCGTG aGTGTTGACTATATTCCAGGCTCTCGTGAGTGCATGTTGAGATTTCAAGTAGCAGAAGTTGCTGCTAAATTCTCTCAAAAAATTAATCGGAGGATGGTAAATATGTCCTTCATTAGAGCCAGTGCAATTCTGTAA
- the LOC135115959 gene encoding 2-amino-3-ketobutyrate coenzyme A ligase, mitochondrial-like isoform X2, giving the protein MASVFSRGGQGFLKCIGTRLSHAQAACRDILQGELEGMKAAGTWKYEHVITSKQGVTIRVEGQQASVLNFCANNYLGLSSHPEVVQAGKDALDKYGAGLSSVRFICGTQTIHKELEEKIAKFHSREDSILYASCFDANAGLFEILLTPQDAVLSDALNHASIIDGIRLCKARKAKYQHKNMQDLEAKLQEVKDARMKLIVTDGVFSMDGNVAPLPEICALAEKYNAMVFIDECHATGFFGKTGRGTEEHFGLQPGKVDIINSTLGKALGGAAGGYTTGPKELISLLRQRARPYLFSNSLPPPVVACASKVFDLLLGSSGYAEKVQASTDRFRSQMTDAGFIIAGENHPICPVMLGDARLATVFADQMLERGIFVIGFSFPVVPKGTARIRVQISASHTFEEVDRTVEAFKQVGKNLGVIN; this is encoded by the exons ATGGCCAGTGTCTTTTCTAGAGGCG GCCAAGGGTTTTTGAAGTGCATAGGGACGCGGTTGAGTCATGCCCAGGCTGCGTGTAGGGACATCCTGCAGGGGGAGCTGGAGGGGATGAAGGCTGCCGGCACGTGGAAATACGAGCATGTGATCACCAGCAAACAGGGTGTCACCATCCGCGTGGAGGGGCAGCAGGCAAGCGTCCTCAACTTCTGTGCTAACAACTATCTCGGTCTCTCA AGTCATCCTGAGGTTGTGCAGGCAGGGAAAGATGCCCTGGACAAGTATGGTGCAGGGTTGTCCTCTGTACGCTTCATTTGTGGCACTCAGACCATCCATAAG gaACTCgaagaaaaaatagcaaagTTCCACAGTCGTGAAGATTCTATACTGTACGCTTCTTGCTTTGACGCTAACGCCGGGCTGTTTGAGATCCTGCTGACGCCCCAAGATGCTGTTCTGTCAGACGCGTTGAATCATGCCTCTATCATTGACGGTATTCGTCTGTGCAAAGCTCGGAAAGCCAAATACCAGCACAAGAATATGCAAG ACCTAGAAGCCAAGCTGCAAGAGGTTAAGGATGCACGTATGAAGCTCATCGTGACAGACGGGGTGTTCAGTATGGATGGCAACGTGGCACCTCTGCCAGAAATATGTGCCTTGGCTGAGAAGTATAATGCTATGGTGTTTATTGATGAGTGCCATGCTACAGGTTTCTTTGGCAAAACAGGAAG GGGAACAGAGGAACACTTTGGTCTCCAGCCAGGTAAGGTGGACATCATCAACAGCACACTGGGCAAAGCATTGGGTGGAGCAGCGGGAGGCTACACCACTGGGCCCAAAGAGTTGATCTCTCTTCTGCGACAGCGAGCAAGACCTTACCTCTTCTCTAATTCTCTGCCACCACCAGTTGTTGCCTGTGCCAGTAAG GTATTTGATTTACTCCTTGGAAGTTCAGGATATGCTGAAAAAGTTCAAGCCAGCACAGACCGATTCAGATCCCAGATGACTGATGCCGGGTTCATTATTGCTGGAGAAAACCATCCCATCTGTCCAGTCATGCTGGGAGACGCTCGTCTTGCTACAGTCTTTGCTGACCAGATGTTAG AAAGAGGAATCTTTGTCATAGGCTTCAGCTTCCCAGTGGTTCCCAAAGGAACAGCAAGGATCAGAGTTCAAATTTCTGCTTCACATACATTTGAAGAAGTTGACCGCACAGTTGAAGCATTTAAGCAAGTCGGCAAGAATCTTGGTGTGATCAATTAA
- the LOC135115959 gene encoding 2-amino-3-ketobutyrate coenzyme A ligase, mitochondrial-like isoform X1, whose translation MFLSAAPRTACVFGFPGQGFLKCIGTRLSHAQAACRDILQGELEGMKAAGTWKYEHVITSKQGVTIRVEGQQASVLNFCANNYLGLSSHPEVVQAGKDALDKYGAGLSSVRFICGTQTIHKELEEKIAKFHSREDSILYASCFDANAGLFEILLTPQDAVLSDALNHASIIDGIRLCKARKAKYQHKNMQDLEAKLQEVKDARMKLIVTDGVFSMDGNVAPLPEICALAEKYNAMVFIDECHATGFFGKTGRGTEEHFGLQPGKVDIINSTLGKALGGAAGGYTTGPKELISLLRQRARPYLFSNSLPPPVVACASKVFDLLLGSSGYAEKVQASTDRFRSQMTDAGFIIAGENHPICPVMLGDARLATVFADQMLERGIFVIGFSFPVVPKGTARIRVQISASHTFEEVDRTVEAFKQVGKNLGVIN comes from the exons ATGTTTCTATCTGCCGCTCCCCGCACTGCCTGTGTTTTTGGTTTTCCAGGCCAAGGGTTTTTGAAGTGCATAGGGACGCGGTTGAGTCATGCCCAGGCTGCGTGTAGGGACATCCTGCAGGGGGAGCTGGAGGGGATGAAGGCTGCCGGCACGTGGAAATACGAGCATGTGATCACCAGCAAACAGGGTGTCACCATCCGCGTGGAGGGGCAGCAGGCAAGCGTCCTCAACTTCTGTGCTAACAACTATCTCGGTCTCTCA AGTCATCCTGAGGTTGTGCAGGCAGGGAAAGATGCCCTGGACAAGTATGGTGCAGGGTTGTCCTCTGTACGCTTCATTTGTGGCACTCAGACCATCCATAAG gaACTCgaagaaaaaatagcaaagTTCCACAGTCGTGAAGATTCTATACTGTACGCTTCTTGCTTTGACGCTAACGCCGGGCTGTTTGAGATCCTGCTGACGCCCCAAGATGCTGTTCTGTCAGACGCGTTGAATCATGCCTCTATCATTGACGGTATTCGTCTGTGCAAAGCTCGGAAAGCCAAATACCAGCACAAGAATATGCAAG ACCTAGAAGCCAAGCTGCAAGAGGTTAAGGATGCACGTATGAAGCTCATCGTGACAGACGGGGTGTTCAGTATGGATGGCAACGTGGCACCTCTGCCAGAAATATGTGCCTTGGCTGAGAAGTATAATGCTATGGTGTTTATTGATGAGTGCCATGCTACAGGTTTCTTTGGCAAAACAGGAAG GGGAACAGAGGAACACTTTGGTCTCCAGCCAGGTAAGGTGGACATCATCAACAGCACACTGGGCAAAGCATTGGGTGGAGCAGCGGGAGGCTACACCACTGGGCCCAAAGAGTTGATCTCTCTTCTGCGACAGCGAGCAAGACCTTACCTCTTCTCTAATTCTCTGCCACCACCAGTTGTTGCCTGTGCCAGTAAG GTATTTGATTTACTCCTTGGAAGTTCAGGATATGCTGAAAAAGTTCAAGCCAGCACAGACCGATTCAGATCCCAGATGACTGATGCCGGGTTCATTATTGCTGGAGAAAACCATCCCATCTGTCCAGTCATGCTGGGAGACGCTCGTCTTGCTACAGTCTTTGCTGACCAGATGTTAG AAAGAGGAATCTTTGTCATAGGCTTCAGCTTCCCAGTGGTTCCCAAAGGAACAGCAAGGATCAGAGTTCAAATTTCTGCTTCACATACATTTGAAGAAGTTGACCGCACAGTTGAAGCATTTAAGCAAGTCGGCAAGAATCTTGGTGTGATCAATTAA